In Nymphaea colorata isolate Beijing-Zhang1983 chromosome 13, ASM883128v2, whole genome shotgun sequence, one DNA window encodes the following:
- the LOC116267174 gene encoding uncharacterized protein LOC116267174 isoform X1, with protein sequence MAVSPLVIRLHCSHAFCVQSGAPKNSGRSLAPQSWDRLMFGNDDKFPARFCSFSGLNHFCRYSRFKPYAMNTMERNSSASGEAEKFANGPDHLLVLVHGILASPSDWTYVEAELRRQLGGSFLIYASSANTYTKTLGGVDVAGRRLADEVKQVVHNVESLTRISFLAHSLGGLFARHAISVLYSQDHDLNNARRGNKENPLSPKPSIAGLEPVNFITLATPHLGVRGKNQLPMLLGVPLLEKLAPPIATILVRRTGRQLFLTDGRASKPPLLLRMASDCEDGKFISALAAFKFRIVYANVSYDHMVGWRTSSIRREIELVKPPRRSLDGYKHVVDVEYCPPVPSDGPTFPPQAAKSKETAQRISSSEEVGEYHDILEEEMIRGLQRVGWKKVDVSFHSALWPFFAHNNIHVKQEWLHNAGAGVVAHVTDHLKQQESSTLITSNL encoded by the exons ATGGCGGTTTCTCCGCTCGTTATAAGGCTGCACTGTTCCCATGCGTTTTGTGTGCAATCGGGAGCTCCCAAGAATTCTGGACGCTCCTTGGCTCCACAGTCCTGGGATCGCCTCATGTTCGGCAACGACGACAAGTTCCCTGCTCGTTTCTGTTCCTTCTCTG GTTTAAATCACTTTTGCAGATATTCAAGGTTTAAACCATATGCAATGAATACCATGGAGAGAAACTCATCTGCTTCTGGTGAAGCTGAAAAGTTTGCCAATGGACCAGACCATTTACTTGTTCTTGTTCACGGTATTTTAGCTAG CCCTAGTGACTGGACGTATGTAGAGGCAGAGTTGAGAAGGCAACTAGGCGGCAGTTTTTTAATCTACG CAAGTTCAGCTAATACCTACACAAAAACCTTAGGCGGTGTTGACGTTGCTGGCAGGCGATTAGCAGATGAA GTCAAACAAGTTGTTCATAATGTTGAAAGCTTGACGAGGATCTCTTTCCTAGCACATTCGCTTGGTGGCTTGTTTGCAAGACATGCAATTTCTGTTTTATATTCTCAAGATCATGATCTCAACAACGCCAGAagaggaaacaaagaaaatccATTGTCACCAAAACCCAGTATAGCAGGACTGGAGCCAGTTAATTTTATTACCTTGGCAACCCCACATTTAGGAGTCCGAGGCAAAAATCAG CTTCCAATGCTTTTGGGGGTTCCCCTGTTGGAAAAGCTTGCTCCACCTATAGCTACTATTTTGGTTCGTCGAACAGGTCGGCAACTATTCCTTACTGATGGCAGGGCTTCTAAACCACCCCTTCTTTTGAGAATGGCATCTGATTGTGAAGATGGAAAGTTTAT ATCTGCACTTGCAGCGTTTAAATTTCGGATTGTATATGCGAATGTCTCTTATGACC ATATGGTTGGTTGGCGTACATCCTCCATTAGGAGGGAGATAGAGCTTGTCAAG CCTCCCAGAAGGTCATTGGATGGGTATAAGCATGTTGTAGATGTGGAGTATTGTCCTCCAGTTCCTTCCGACGGGCCAACTTTTCCACCTCAAGCAGCAAAATCTAAGGAGACAGCTCAAAGGATATCTAGTTCAGAGGAAGTAGGGGAGTACCATGATATTCTTGAAG AGGAAATGATACGTGGGTTGCAGAGAGTTGGATGGAAGAAAGTGGATGTGAGCTTTCACTCGGCATTGTGGCCATTTTTTGCTCATAATAACATTCAT GTGAAGCAAGAATGGCTGCATAATGCTGGTGCAGGGGTGGTTGCTCATGTTACCGACCACCTAAAACAGCAAGAATCTAGCACACTTATTACTTCAAACCTCTAG
- the LOC116267174 gene encoding uncharacterized protein LOC116267174 isoform X2, which translates to MAVSPLVIRLHCSHAFCVQSGAPKNSGRSLAPQSWDRLMFGNDDKFPARFCSFSGLNHFCRYSRFKPYAMNTMERNSSASGEAEKFANGPDHLLVLVHGILASPSDWTYVEAELRRQLGGSFLIYASSANTYTKTLGGVDVAGRRLADEVKQVVHNVESLTRISFLAHSLGGLFARHAISVLYSQDHDLNNARRGNKENPLSPKPSIAGLEPVNFITLATPHLGVRGKNQLPMLLGVPLLEKLAPPIATILVRRTGRQLFLTDGRASKPPLLLRMASDCEDGKFISALAAFKFRIVYANVSYDHMVGWRTSSIRREIELVKPPRRSLDGYKHVVDVEYCPPVPSDGPTFPPQAAKSKETAQRISSSEEVGEYHDILEEEMIRELQWVGSKKMEVGIHPTSWLFLFFPCNPSRTLLFSPS; encoded by the exons ATGGCGGTTTCTCCGCTCGTTATAAGGCTGCACTGTTCCCATGCGTTTTGTGTGCAATCGGGAGCTCCCAAGAATTCTGGACGCTCCTTGGCTCCACAGTCCTGGGATCGCCTCATGTTCGGCAACGACGACAAGTTCCCTGCTCGTTTCTGTTCCTTCTCTG GTTTAAATCACTTTTGCAGATATTCAAGGTTTAAACCATATGCAATGAATACCATGGAGAGAAACTCATCTGCTTCTGGTGAAGCTGAAAAGTTTGCCAATGGACCAGACCATTTACTTGTTCTTGTTCACGGTATTTTAGCTAG CCCTAGTGACTGGACGTATGTAGAGGCAGAGTTGAGAAGGCAACTAGGCGGCAGTTTTTTAATCTACG CAAGTTCAGCTAATACCTACACAAAAACCTTAGGCGGTGTTGACGTTGCTGGCAGGCGATTAGCAGATGAA GTCAAACAAGTTGTTCATAATGTTGAAAGCTTGACGAGGATCTCTTTCCTAGCACATTCGCTTGGTGGCTTGTTTGCAAGACATGCAATTTCTGTTTTATATTCTCAAGATCATGATCTCAACAACGCCAGAagaggaaacaaagaaaatccATTGTCACCAAAACCCAGTATAGCAGGACTGGAGCCAGTTAATTTTATTACCTTGGCAACCCCACATTTAGGAGTCCGAGGCAAAAATCAG CTTCCAATGCTTTTGGGGGTTCCCCTGTTGGAAAAGCTTGCTCCACCTATAGCTACTATTTTGGTTCGTCGAACAGGTCGGCAACTATTCCTTACTGATGGCAGGGCTTCTAAACCACCCCTTCTTTTGAGAATGGCATCTGATTGTGAAGATGGAAAGTTTAT ATCTGCACTTGCAGCGTTTAAATTTCGGATTGTATATGCGAATGTCTCTTATGACC ATATGGTTGGTTGGCGTACATCCTCCATTAGGAGGGAGATAGAGCTTGTCAAG CCTCCCAGAAGGTCATTGGATGGGTATAAGCATGTTGTAGATGTGGAGTATTGTCCTCCAGTTCCTTCCGACGGGCCAACTTTTCCACCTCAAGCAGCAAAATCTAAGGAGACAGCTCAAAGGATATCTAGTTCAGAGGAAGTAGGGGAGTACCATGATATTCTTGAAG AGGAAATGATACGTGAATTGCAATGGGTTGGATCGAAGAAAATGGAGGTGGGCATTCATCCGACATCttggctttttcttttcttcccttgtaATCCTTCACGTACCCTCCTTTTCAGTCCCTCTTGA
- the LOC116266795 gene encoding protein FAR1-RELATED SEQUENCE 5-like isoform X3, producing the protein MSSSKDQESDVSIAKLAEQAERSDDVVPLSSSSSGQSKSQSVESFGNKENVFMNDAPKSIFACKNFLVNDMNDAPESSVVASDKKDEHDTIFTSSENNIDADTGNTVDSHIPTEGMQFDNEDDAYNFYNDYALGHGFSVRRSSWDKNAQGITVRKTFVCSKEGWKNSSGNPTTRKPDTRCGCPARMVLRRLPNGKYFVRTFICDHNHPLASPSTSHLLRSHRKVTSSRSATSKLANNANIAPKKTYQHLVKVNDDHENVSFTPMDCRNHLRIKRTKTMKNSEICALFDYLQKKSSSDPGFYNTMQLDEDGYVTNVFWADSKSRVDYECFNDVLVFDTTLKINTDHWPFVQFVGVNHHSQSCVFGGAFLSDESIDSFEWLFRVFTEAMNGKHPQVVLTDIDNAIAVAVSHVWPNAHHRLCLWHIFQNAEKCIGHILNQKTGFKESFTRCIFQCEDDDTFRFAWEQMILVYNLEKNLWLQRLYKDKGKWALAYGRQYFCAGIFVM; encoded by the exons atGTCGTCGTCGAAGGATCAAGAGAGCGATGTCTCCATCGCTAAGCTCGCCGAGCAGGCCGAGCGTTCTGATGATG TGGTACCTTTATCATCTAGTAGCAGTGGACAATCTAAATCTCAGTCGGTTGAAAGTTTTGGTAATAAAGAGAACGTCTTCATGAATGATGCACCTAAAAGCATTTTTGCATGTAAAAATTTTTTGGTCAATGATATGAATGATGCGCCTGAAAGTAGCGTTGTTGCTAGTGACAAGAAAGATGAACATGATACTATTTTTACTAGTTCTGAAAACAATATAGATGCAGACACTGGAAATACTGTTGATTCTCATATTCCGACAGAGGGAATGCAGTTCgataatgaagatgatgcaTATAATTTTTACAATGATTATGCTTTGGGACATGGATTCAGTGTTAGAAGGTCTTCTTGGGATAAAAATGCACAGGGTATTACTGTGAGAAAGACATTTGTTTGTTCTAAAGAAGGTTGGAAGAATTCAAGTGGAAATCCAACAACACGTAAGCCAGATACAAGATGTGGTTGTCCAGCAAGAATGGTGTTAAGAAGACTTCcaaatggaaaatattttgtGCGTACCTTCATATGTGATCATAACCACCCTTTAGCATCTCCATCTACATCTCATTTGTTAAGGTCACATCGTAAAGTGACATCTTCCCGTTCTGCAACAAGTAAATTAGCTAATAATGCTAACATTGCACCAAAGAAGACGTATCAGCACCTTGTGAAGGTAAATGATGATCATGAGAATGTGTCATTCACACCCATGGATTGTAGAAACCACTTGAGGATAAAAAGAACAAAGACAATGAAGAATAGTGAAATATGTGCTTTGTTTGATTACTTGCAAAAGAAATCAAGCAGCGACCCTGGTTTTTATAATACAATGCAATTAGATGAAGATGGATATGTCACAAATGTGTTCTGGGCAGACTCGAAATCAAGAGTGGATTATGAATGTTTCAATGATGTGCTTGTTTTCGACACAACATTGAAGATTAATACTGATCACTGGCCATTTGTGCAGTTTGTAGGAGTGAATCATCACTCACAAAGTTGCGTTTTTGGTGGTGCATTTTTGTCCGATGAGTCCATTGACTCATTTGAGTGGTTGTTTAGAGTGTTTACAGAAGCAATGAATGGAAAACACCCTCAAGTTGTACTAACAGATATTGATAACGCAATTGCAGTTGCAGTGTCTCATGTATGGCCAAATGCACATCATCGCCTCTGTTTGTGGCATATTTTCCAAAATGCAGAGAAGTGCATAGGTCACATACTTAATCAAAAGACAGGCTTCAAGGAGAGTTTTACAAGGTGCATATTTCAGTGTGAAGATGATGACACTTTTCGATTTGCATGGGAACAAATGATTCTTGTGTAcaatcttgaaaaaaatttatggtTGCAAAGGTTATATAAAGATAAAGGAAAGTGGGCATTGGCATATGGAAGACAATATTTTTGTGCAG GTATATTTGTTATGTAG
- the LOC116266795 gene encoding protein FAR1-RELATED SEQUENCE 5-like isoform X1 — MSSSKDQESDVSIAKLAEQAERSDDVVPLSSSSSGQSKSQSVESFGNKENVFMNDAPKSIFACKNFLVNDMNDAPESSVVASDKKDEHDTIFTSSENNIDADTGNTVDSHIPTEGMQFDNEDDAYNFYNDYALGHGFSVRRSSWDKNAQGITVRKTFVCSKEGWKNSSGNPTTRKPDTRCGCPARMVLRRLPNGKYFVRTFICDHNHPLASPSTSHLLRSHRKVTSSRSATSKLANNANIAPKKTYQHLVKVNDDHENVSFTPMDCRNHLRIKRTKTMKNSEICALFDYLQKKSSSDPGFYNTMQLDEDGYVTNVFWADSKSRVDYECFNDVLVFDTTLKINTDHWPFVQFVGVNHHSQSCVFGGAFLSDESIDSFEWLFRVFTEAMNGKHPQVVLTDIDNAIAVAVSHVWPNAHHRLCLWHIFQNAEKCIGHILNQKTGFKESFTRCIFQCEDDDTFRFAWEQMILVYNLEKNLWLQRLYKDKGKWALAYGRQYFCAGMISTQRVESMHATLKKCLYSCLTIFCFMEQYEAFVNGLRQSELEEDIKGFHTRPITLGMKILMQPADLYTPTAFEWLKKEVIEALNCSLEVDTPEANMQRYHVVWEGEEFPKRHEAYVTYNVGNKAVECTCKKYEFKGILCRHALKALDRENIKEIPESYIMRRWTKNAKIRMLNTSCLSGSSVDDKCYVASRYQLMCRSLLHVADLASKNEEAYEYMSKLTNDALKKVYLLHHQSIAAHGNQYEKTKSEGP, encoded by the exons atGTCGTCGTCGAAGGATCAAGAGAGCGATGTCTCCATCGCTAAGCTCGCCGAGCAGGCCGAGCGTTCTGATGATG TGGTACCTTTATCATCTAGTAGCAGTGGACAATCTAAATCTCAGTCGGTTGAAAGTTTTGGTAATAAAGAGAACGTCTTCATGAATGATGCACCTAAAAGCATTTTTGCATGTAAAAATTTTTTGGTCAATGATATGAATGATGCGCCTGAAAGTAGCGTTGTTGCTAGTGACAAGAAAGATGAACATGATACTATTTTTACTAGTTCTGAAAACAATATAGATGCAGACACTGGAAATACTGTTGATTCTCATATTCCGACAGAGGGAATGCAGTTCgataatgaagatgatgcaTATAATTTTTACAATGATTATGCTTTGGGACATGGATTCAGTGTTAGAAGGTCTTCTTGGGATAAAAATGCACAGGGTATTACTGTGAGAAAGACATTTGTTTGTTCTAAAGAAGGTTGGAAGAATTCAAGTGGAAATCCAACAACACGTAAGCCAGATACAAGATGTGGTTGTCCAGCAAGAATGGTGTTAAGAAGACTTCcaaatggaaaatattttgtGCGTACCTTCATATGTGATCATAACCACCCTTTAGCATCTCCATCTACATCTCATTTGTTAAGGTCACATCGTAAAGTGACATCTTCCCGTTCTGCAACAAGTAAATTAGCTAATAATGCTAACATTGCACCAAAGAAGACGTATCAGCACCTTGTGAAGGTAAATGATGATCATGAGAATGTGTCATTCACACCCATGGATTGTAGAAACCACTTGAGGATAAAAAGAACAAAGACAATGAAGAATAGTGAAATATGTGCTTTGTTTGATTACTTGCAAAAGAAATCAAGCAGCGACCCTGGTTTTTATAATACAATGCAATTAGATGAAGATGGATATGTCACAAATGTGTTCTGGGCAGACTCGAAATCAAGAGTGGATTATGAATGTTTCAATGATGTGCTTGTTTTCGACACAACATTGAAGATTAATACTGATCACTGGCCATTTGTGCAGTTTGTAGGAGTGAATCATCACTCACAAAGTTGCGTTTTTGGTGGTGCATTTTTGTCCGATGAGTCCATTGACTCATTTGAGTGGTTGTTTAGAGTGTTTACAGAAGCAATGAATGGAAAACACCCTCAAGTTGTACTAACAGATATTGATAACGCAATTGCAGTTGCAGTGTCTCATGTATGGCCAAATGCACATCATCGCCTCTGTTTGTGGCATATTTTCCAAAATGCAGAGAAGTGCATAGGTCACATACTTAATCAAAAGACAGGCTTCAAGGAGAGTTTTACAAGGTGCATATTTCAGTGTGAAGATGATGACACTTTTCGATTTGCATGGGAACAAATGATTCTTGTGTAcaatcttgaaaaaaatttatggtTGCAAAGGTTATATAAAGATAAAGGAAAGTGGGCATTGGCATATGGAAGACAATATTTTTGTGCAGGTATGATAAGCACACAAAGAGTTGAAAGTATGCATGCTACATTGAAAAAATGTTTGTATTCTTGCTTAACAATCTTTTGTTTTATGGAACAATATGAAGCATTTGTAAATGGTCTTAGACAAAGTGAACTCGAAGAAGACATAAAAGGCTTTCATACACGCCCAATAACTTTGGGCATGAAAATATTGATGCAACCTGCAGATCTATATACCCCAACCGCATTTGAATGGCTTAAGAAGGAAGTCATTGAAGCTTTGAATTGCAGCTTAGAAGTAGATACACCAGAAGCAAATATGCAAAGGTACCATGTGGTTTGGGAGGGAGAAGAGTTCCCTAAAAGGCATGAAGCATATGTTACGTATAATGTTGGCAACAAAGCAGTTGAATGTACAtgcaaaaaatatgaatttaaagGTATTTTATGTCGTCATGCATTAAAGGCACTTGATCGAGAGAACATTAAAGAAATACCCGAGTCATATATTATGCGAAGATGGACAAAGAATGCAAAGATAAGAATGTTGAATACAAGCTGTTTAAGTGGTTCAAGTGTGGATGATAAATGCTACGTGGCCTCCCGTTACCAACTTATGTGCAGGTCACTTTTGCATGTTGCAGATTTGGcatcaaaaaatgaagaagccTATGAATACATGAGTAAATTAACAAACGATGCATTAAAAAAGGTGTATTTACTTCATCACCAGTCCATTGCAGCTCATGGAAACCagtatgaaaaaactaaaagtgaaGGGCCATAG
- the LOC116266795 gene encoding protein FAR1-RELATED SEQUENCE 5-like isoform X2 — translation MNDAPKSIFACKNFLVNDMNDAPESSVVASDKKDEHDTIFTSSENNIDADTGNTVDSHIPTEGMQFDNEDDAYNFYNDYALGHGFSVRRSSWDKNAQGITVRKTFVCSKEGWKNSSGNPTTRKPDTRCGCPARMVLRRLPNGKYFVRTFICDHNHPLASPSTSHLLRSHRKVTSSRSATSKLANNANIAPKKTYQHLVKVNDDHENVSFTPMDCRNHLRIKRTKTMKNSEICALFDYLQKKSSSDPGFYNTMQLDEDGYVTNVFWADSKSRVDYECFNDVLVFDTTLKINTDHWPFVQFVGVNHHSQSCVFGGAFLSDESIDSFEWLFRVFTEAMNGKHPQVVLTDIDNAIAVAVSHVWPNAHHRLCLWHIFQNAEKCIGHILNQKTGFKESFTRCIFQCEDDDTFRFAWEQMILVYNLEKNLWLQRLYKDKGKWALAYGRQYFCAGMISTQRVESMHATLKKCLYSCLTIFCFMEQYEAFVNGLRQSELEEDIKGFHTRPITLGMKILMQPADLYTPTAFEWLKKEVIEALNCSLEVDTPEANMQRYHVVWEGEEFPKRHEAYVTYNVGNKAVECTCKKYEFKGILCRHALKALDRENIKEIPESYIMRRWTKNAKIRMLNTSCLSGSSVDDKCYVASRYQLMCRSLLHVADLASKNEEAYEYMSKLTNDALKKVYLLHHQSIAAHGNQYEKTKSEGP, via the coding sequence ATGAATGATGCACCTAAAAGCATTTTTGCATGTAAAAATTTTTTGGTCAATGATATGAATGATGCGCCTGAAAGTAGCGTTGTTGCTAGTGACAAGAAAGATGAACATGATACTATTTTTACTAGTTCTGAAAACAATATAGATGCAGACACTGGAAATACTGTTGATTCTCATATTCCGACAGAGGGAATGCAGTTCgataatgaagatgatgcaTATAATTTTTACAATGATTATGCTTTGGGACATGGATTCAGTGTTAGAAGGTCTTCTTGGGATAAAAATGCACAGGGTATTACTGTGAGAAAGACATTTGTTTGTTCTAAAGAAGGTTGGAAGAATTCAAGTGGAAATCCAACAACACGTAAGCCAGATACAAGATGTGGTTGTCCAGCAAGAATGGTGTTAAGAAGACTTCcaaatggaaaatattttgtGCGTACCTTCATATGTGATCATAACCACCCTTTAGCATCTCCATCTACATCTCATTTGTTAAGGTCACATCGTAAAGTGACATCTTCCCGTTCTGCAACAAGTAAATTAGCTAATAATGCTAACATTGCACCAAAGAAGACGTATCAGCACCTTGTGAAGGTAAATGATGATCATGAGAATGTGTCATTCACACCCATGGATTGTAGAAACCACTTGAGGATAAAAAGAACAAAGACAATGAAGAATAGTGAAATATGTGCTTTGTTTGATTACTTGCAAAAGAAATCAAGCAGCGACCCTGGTTTTTATAATACAATGCAATTAGATGAAGATGGATATGTCACAAATGTGTTCTGGGCAGACTCGAAATCAAGAGTGGATTATGAATGTTTCAATGATGTGCTTGTTTTCGACACAACATTGAAGATTAATACTGATCACTGGCCATTTGTGCAGTTTGTAGGAGTGAATCATCACTCACAAAGTTGCGTTTTTGGTGGTGCATTTTTGTCCGATGAGTCCATTGACTCATTTGAGTGGTTGTTTAGAGTGTTTACAGAAGCAATGAATGGAAAACACCCTCAAGTTGTACTAACAGATATTGATAACGCAATTGCAGTTGCAGTGTCTCATGTATGGCCAAATGCACATCATCGCCTCTGTTTGTGGCATATTTTCCAAAATGCAGAGAAGTGCATAGGTCACATACTTAATCAAAAGACAGGCTTCAAGGAGAGTTTTACAAGGTGCATATTTCAGTGTGAAGATGATGACACTTTTCGATTTGCATGGGAACAAATGATTCTTGTGTAcaatcttgaaaaaaatttatggtTGCAAAGGTTATATAAAGATAAAGGAAAGTGGGCATTGGCATATGGAAGACAATATTTTTGTGCAGGTATGATAAGCACACAAAGAGTTGAAAGTATGCATGCTACATTGAAAAAATGTTTGTATTCTTGCTTAACAATCTTTTGTTTTATGGAACAATATGAAGCATTTGTAAATGGTCTTAGACAAAGTGAACTCGAAGAAGACATAAAAGGCTTTCATACACGCCCAATAACTTTGGGCATGAAAATATTGATGCAACCTGCAGATCTATATACCCCAACCGCATTTGAATGGCTTAAGAAGGAAGTCATTGAAGCTTTGAATTGCAGCTTAGAAGTAGATACACCAGAAGCAAATATGCAAAGGTACCATGTGGTTTGGGAGGGAGAAGAGTTCCCTAAAAGGCATGAAGCATATGTTACGTATAATGTTGGCAACAAAGCAGTTGAATGTACAtgcaaaaaatatgaatttaaagGTATTTTATGTCGTCATGCATTAAAGGCACTTGATCGAGAGAACATTAAAGAAATACCCGAGTCATATATTATGCGAAGATGGACAAAGAATGCAAAGATAAGAATGTTGAATACAAGCTGTTTAAGTGGTTCAAGTGTGGATGATAAATGCTACGTGGCCTCCCGTTACCAACTTATGTGCAGGTCACTTTTGCATGTTGCAGATTTGGcatcaaaaaatgaagaagccTATGAATACATGAGTAAATTAACAAACGATGCATTAAAAAAGGTGTATTTACTTCATCACCAGTCCATTGCAGCTCATGGAAACCagtatgaaaaaactaaaagtgaaGGGCCATAG